In Rhodothermus bifroesti, a single genomic region encodes these proteins:
- a CDS encoding TraR/DksA family transcriptional regulator, giving the protein MEKRHEQEAAATPEKTPQEQETAEVRRTPFTDEELEYFRQLILERRRQAVEDIERMKAQLEDTREQAGNDSPYSFHMADAGTDAMEREKLFLMIARQQKYIGYLDRALERIKNKTYGICKVTGKPIPKERLEAVPHTEVSIEAKLKQKK; this is encoded by the coding sequence ATGGAAAAGCGGCATGAGCAGGAAGCCGCGGCGACGCCTGAAAAAACGCCGCAAGAACAAGAAACCGCTGAAGTGCGCCGCACGCCTTTTACGGACGAAGAGCTGGAATACTTCCGACAGCTTATCCTGGAACGCCGGCGCCAGGCGGTAGAAGATATTGAGCGCATGAAAGCGCAGCTGGAAGACACCCGGGAGCAGGCAGGCAACGATTCGCCCTATAGTTTTCATATGGCCGATGCGGGCACGGACGCGATGGAGCGCGAAAAACTGTTTTTAATGATCGCACGCCAGCAAAAATACATCGGGTATCTGGATCGGGCGCTGGAGCGAATTAAAAACAAGACCTACGGTATTTGCAAGGTAACCGGAAAACCTATCCCCAAAGAGCGACTGGAAGCCGTGCCCCATACCGAAGTCTCAATTGAAGCTAAGCTGAAACAAAAGAAATAA
- a CDS encoding DivIVA domain-containing protein, which produces MKLTPLDIRKQEFTRAFRGYEVTEVQAFLQTVAEQWQSLLEEHRRQAERVRELEEKLAHYQHIEEALQQALQLARENARQTLEQAEQRAQLLLDEARAQADEIRWKAEQERHRLQQQLADLVERRDALLARLRAWLNAELEVLCKFEAREQEILALPPQPEVPVPEVATTPEAEAAHVSTTPEAPAEDEAEAAGPDVVEEASEAMIPRFATFQTQPPVTEPSPETPAEPPRAWKVHTIVGPPPQQPAKGESPASEAEERQEEYEKLRRILKDLD; this is translated from the coding sequence ATGAAACTCACTCCGCTGGACATTCGCAAGCAAGAGTTTACGCGCGCGTTTCGGGGCTACGAAGTCACCGAAGTGCAGGCTTTCTTGCAGACAGTAGCCGAGCAGTGGCAGTCCCTGCTTGAAGAGCATCGCCGCCAGGCGGAGCGCGTCCGGGAACTTGAAGAAAAGCTAGCACACTACCAGCATATCGAAGAGGCACTGCAGCAGGCCCTCCAATTGGCCCGAGAAAATGCCCGGCAAACGCTGGAGCAGGCCGAGCAGCGTGCCCAATTGCTGCTGGACGAAGCCCGCGCACAGGCCGATGAGATCCGATGGAAGGCCGAACAAGAGCGCCATCGGTTGCAACAACAGCTGGCCGACCTGGTAGAGCGTCGGGATGCGCTCCTAGCACGGCTGAGGGCTTGGCTCAATGCAGAGCTCGAAGTGCTTTGCAAATTTGAGGCACGAGAGCAAGAAATCCTTGCCTTACCTCCGCAGCCAGAAGTACCGGTGCCCGAGGTTGCGACCACGCCTGAAGCCGAGGCAGCGCATGTCTCCACGACACCGGAAGCTCCAGCGGAAGACGAAGCAGAAGCTGCCGGCCCGGATGTGGTGGAAGAGGCTTCTGAGGCTATGATCCCGCGCTTTGCTACTTTCCAGACGCAACCGCCCGTCACAGAACCTTCACCTGAGACGCCAGCTGAGCCCCCGCGGGCCTGGAAAGTGCACACCATCGTGGGACCTCCACCGCAGCAACCGGCAAAAGGCGAATCGCCTGCCTCAGAAGCGGAAGAACGCCAAGAAGAATACGAAAAACTGCGTCGAATCCTTAAAGACCTAGACTAA
- the lepA gene encoding translation elongation factor 4, translating into MNAYRDYIRNFCIIAHIDHGKSTLADRLLELTGTLSERELQDQVLDSMDLERERGITIKSHAVRMTYRARDGQEYVLNLIDTPGHVDFTYEVSRALKACEGAILVVDASQGIEAQTISNLYLALGHDLEIIPVLNKVDLPNARPDEVAQSIEDLIGEPAEDILRISAKTGEGVPELLERLVQRIPPPKGDPEAPLRALVFDSVFNTYRGAIVYVRVFDGTLRTGDRIRFMSNDREYLAEEIGILRLDRYPVETLRAGEVGYIIGSIKDIRSARVGDTITHAHRPAAEPIPGFRQVKPMVFSGVFPTDPDKYEELRTSLEKLQLNDASLTFIPETSAALGFGFRVGFLGLLHMEIVQERLAREFGMDIVTTVPNVEYQVVLKSGEVLTIDNPSQMPEAGKIAEIREPYVRADIITPTEYVGALMQLCQDRRGVYVNQQYLDRTRVNLQYELPLAEIIFDFYDKLKSLSRGYASFDYEVLDYRPSDLVRLDILINGEPVDALSTVVHRSKAYEMGRKLTQRLKELIPRQLFDVAVQAAIGSRVIARETIKALRKDVTAKCYGGDVTRKRKLLERQKEGKKRMKQVGRVEVPQEAFLAVLSVND; encoded by the coding sequence ATGAACGCCTACCGCGACTATATCCGCAATTTTTGCATCATTGCCCATATCGACCACGGCAAGAGCACGCTGGCTGACCGGCTCTTGGAGCTGACCGGTACGCTCTCGGAGCGAGAGTTACAAGACCAGGTGCTTGATAGCATGGACCTGGAGCGGGAGCGGGGGATTACAATTAAAAGCCACGCTGTGCGCATGACATACCGCGCCCGCGATGGACAAGAGTACGTGCTCAACTTGATCGATACCCCAGGCCACGTTGACTTTACCTACGAGGTGTCACGGGCACTTAAGGCATGCGAAGGCGCCATCCTGGTTGTCGACGCCTCGCAGGGGATCGAGGCGCAAACGATCTCGAATTTGTACCTGGCTTTGGGGCACGATCTAGAAATTATCCCCGTACTCAACAAGGTCGACTTGCCTAATGCACGGCCCGACGAGGTGGCGCAATCGATTGAAGATCTCATTGGTGAGCCGGCGGAAGACATCCTGCGCATCAGTGCAAAGACCGGCGAGGGGGTGCCAGAACTGTTGGAACGCCTGGTGCAGCGCATTCCACCTCCTAAGGGTGACCCGGAGGCGCCGCTACGGGCACTGGTGTTTGATTCGGTGTTCAACACCTACCGAGGCGCTATTGTCTACGTGCGCGTCTTTGACGGTACGCTCCGTACCGGCGACCGCATTCGCTTTATGTCGAACGATCGAGAATACCTGGCCGAAGAAATCGGCATTTTGCGCCTAGATCGTTACCCAGTGGAGACATTGCGGGCTGGAGAAGTCGGCTACATCATTGGATCCATTAAAGATATTCGCTCGGCTCGGGTAGGCGATACCATCACCCATGCCCATCGTCCTGCCGCCGAGCCCATCCCAGGCTTTCGGCAGGTCAAACCCATGGTATTCAGTGGGGTTTTCCCGACCGACCCAGACAAGTACGAAGAGCTGCGCACTTCGCTTGAAAAACTGCAGCTTAACGATGCCTCACTCACCTTTATTCCAGAAACGTCGGCCGCGCTGGGATTTGGTTTCCGCGTAGGCTTTCTTGGCCTACTGCACATGGAAATCGTACAAGAACGCTTGGCACGTGAGTTTGGCATGGACATCGTAACGACTGTGCCAAACGTTGAGTATCAGGTAGTGCTAAAGTCGGGCGAAGTGCTGACCATCGACAACCCCAGTCAAATGCCAGAAGCAGGTAAGATTGCCGAGATTCGCGAGCCTTACGTGCGCGCCGATATCATTACGCCGACCGAATACGTGGGCGCCTTGATGCAACTGTGCCAAGATCGACGGGGCGTGTATGTGAACCAGCAGTATCTCGACCGCACGCGTGTCAACCTACAGTATGAGCTGCCCCTGGCCGAAATCATTTTCGACTTTTACGATAAGCTAAAAAGTCTAAGTCGAGGATATGCCTCGTTTGATTACGAGGTGCTTGACTACCGGCCTAGCGATCTGGTGCGACTGGACATATTGATCAATGGTGAGCCCGTCGATGCGCTCTCGACGGTAGTGCATCGCAGTAAGGCCTACGAGATGGGGCGCAAGCTGACGCAACGCCTAAAAGAATTGATTCCACGGCAACTTTTTGACGTAGCTGTGCAGGCAGCAATTGGTTCACGCGTGATTGCCCGAGAAACAATCAAAGCCTTACGCAAAGACGTTACTGCCAAATGTTATGGCGGTGACGTAACGCGTAAGCGTAAATTGTTGGAGCGCCAAAAAGAGGGCAAAAAGCGCATGAAACAAGTGGGCCGGGTAGAAGTCCCGCAGGAAGCATTCCTGGCTGTCTTGTCGGTCAATGACTGA
- a CDS encoding purine-nucleoside phosphorylase — protein MQNQLFDVQAYRAQVEAAAAYIRTRTRLQPQIGIILGTGLGELAREVEPDVVIPYEEIPHFPLSTVESHHGRLLVGHLSGVPVYALQGRFHLYEGYTPQQVTFPVRVLATLGIDTLLISNAAGGMNPLFRRGDLMLITDHINLQGQNPLLGPNVADWGPRFPDMSEPYDPELRRLAEAKALELGIKLQQGVYVAVLGPNLETKAEYRFLRLIGADAVGMSTVPEVIVARHMNLRVMAISVITDECFPDALEPLSLASVIEAANEAQPRLTRLMKAVVETVGQQITASSS, from the coding sequence ATGCAGAACCAGCTGTTTGACGTTCAAGCCTATCGCGCTCAGGTAGAAGCGGCTGCAGCCTATATCCGCACACGCACCCGTTTGCAGCCGCAAATTGGGATTATTCTGGGTACTGGGTTAGGAGAGTTGGCCCGCGAAGTTGAGCCCGACGTGGTGATCCCTTACGAGGAGATCCCGCATTTTCCGCTCTCGACCGTTGAATCCCATCACGGGCGTTTGCTTGTGGGCCATCTGAGCGGCGTACCGGTCTATGCTTTGCAAGGGCGCTTCCACTTGTACGAAGGCTACACCCCACAACAGGTAACCTTCCCTGTGCGTGTGCTGGCCACGCTGGGCATCGACACGCTGCTGATCTCGAATGCTGCAGGCGGCATGAATCCGCTTTTTCGCCGGGGCGACCTGATGCTGATTACAGATCACATTAATCTGCAAGGCCAAAACCCCTTGCTGGGGCCGAACGTGGCAGACTGGGGGCCGCGTTTTCCAGATATGAGTGAGCCATACGACCCGGAGTTGCGCCGCTTGGCTGAAGCAAAAGCGTTGGAATTGGGCATTAAGTTGCAGCAGGGTGTGTACGTGGCTGTGCTAGGTCCTAACCTGGAAACGAAAGCCGAGTATCGGTTTCTGCGCCTGATTGGTGCCGATGCGGTAGGGATGAGTACGGTTCCTGAAGTGATTGTGGCGCGGCACATGAACTTGCGCGTGATGGCGATTTCTGTCATTACCGACGAGTGCTTCCCTGATGCACTAGAGCCGCTATCGTTAGCGTCTGTTATTGAGGCTGCTAACGAAGCGCAGCCACGCTTAACGCGCTTGATGAAAGCGGTGGTTGAAACGGTTGGGCAGCAGATCACGGCGTCTTCAAGTTAA
- a CDS encoding YggS family pyridoxal phosphate-dependent enzyme, translating into MTELSLLDAATFRDRLARIQERIVQACRRAGRSPDEVILIGVTKTFPVSVVQLAFEAGLRHFGENRVQELVAKAAVLPGHIEGGTITWHMIGHLQRNKAKEVVAHADWLHSLDNLRLAETLEQRAAQAERRLPCLVEVNVSGESTKFGLPPEAVHDFLDALAPFEHLEICGLMTLAAPTDDPEAVRPQFRLLRQLAQTYDARRNPRVQLRYLSMGMSGDFEVAIEEGATHVRIGSALFGPRLV; encoded by the coding sequence ATGACTGAGCTTTCTCTGCTGGACGCGGCCACGTTTCGGGATCGCCTGGCACGCATCCAAGAGCGTATTGTCCAGGCCTGTCGCCGTGCTGGGCGAAGTCCAGATGAAGTCATCCTGATTGGCGTGACCAAAACGTTCCCAGTCTCGGTAGTACAACTTGCTTTTGAGGCTGGGCTTCGTCATTTTGGAGAAAACCGAGTGCAGGAACTGGTGGCTAAGGCAGCCGTTTTGCCGGGGCACATTGAAGGAGGGACGATTACCTGGCATATGATTGGCCATTTGCAACGCAACAAGGCTAAGGAGGTCGTGGCTCATGCAGACTGGCTGCACAGCCTGGACAATTTGCGTCTGGCCGAAACCTTAGAGCAGCGGGCAGCACAGGCTGAGCGCCGGTTGCCTTGCCTGGTAGAAGTGAACGTTTCCGGAGAGTCTACAAAATTCGGTTTGCCTCCCGAGGCTGTGCATGACTTTTTGGACGCGCTGGCGCCCTTCGAACACCTGGAAATTTGTGGCCTGATGACACTGGCTGCCCCAACCGACGATCCCGAAGCCGTGCGTCCGCAATTTCGCTTATTGCGACAGCTAGCCCAAACGTATGACGCGCGGCGTAATCCACGGGTGCAGCTCCGGTATCTGTCTATGGGCATGAGTGGGGATTTTGAGGTGGCTATTGAAGAAGGCGCAACGCATGTGCGCATTGGCAGTGCGCTATTTGGTCCGCGCCTTGTCTAA
- the ileS gene encoding isoleucine--tRNA ligase: MKRFKQVAQFHYPDIEREILNWWKTHQIFARSIAQREGAPTFSFYEGPPTANGKPGIHHVLARTIKDIFCRYKTMKGFRVERKAGWDTHGLPVEIEVEKELGLESRAQVEAYGVEQYNAACRRSVLRYKALWDELTERIGYWVDLEHPYITFENKYIETVWWLIKQIYEKGLLYKGYKIQWYSPGTGTVLSSHEVSLGYKEVDDPSVFVRFPVQGADRTYFLAWTTTPWTLISNVALAVGPHLTYVKVRREDPDQGTEYLILAYDRLEVLRDENVEVVASFSGASLVGQTYEPLFPYFKARFPQGTLWRVVAADFVSTEEGTGVVHLAPAFGAEDYEVAQREGLPLINPITPEGTFTQEAPLVAGLWFKDADRVIARDLRQRGLLFRQETYRHNYPHDWRKGTPLMNYPVESWFIRTTAVKDRMIALNETIHWHPPAIGEGRFGEWLRGNVDWALSRRRYWGTPLPIWQSDRNPDYIEVIGSIEELRQKLGGTFPPEAYNPETGQLDLHRPYVDRLTWPAPDGGTMRRVPDLIDVWFDSGAMPYAQWHYPFENQEAFWRTFPADFIAEGVDQTRGWFYTLHAIATMVMDSVAFKHVVVNGLVLDEKGEKMSKSKGNVVDPFDVVERYGADPVRWYMISNAPPWENLRFSERELEATCRRFFNTLENVYAFFATYANVDGFTYPKVRMPVAERVELDRWIISRLNSTVAEVEAAYEAYHPTRAARAIERFVEELSNWYIRRSRRRFWSARTGEQENERDKQAAYQTLYECLLTTACLMAPIAPFFSDWLYRALQEGSEMPGAESVHLADFPKVETAAIDAALEQRMELARTIVSIVLALRNQARINVRQPLPRILVVTSPGVSREVVESVRPLILEEVNVKTIEYVEGTSHLVRRAAKPNYARLGKRLGKLMKSVAAQVAQLTEEAIEHYVQTGHLSMQVDGQTIELGPEDLEIRSEGLEGWLVGQESGVTVALDTSRDEALILEGLAREAINRIQNLRKKADFEVTDRIHVTYRADGLLAKALAQHADWIRNETLAVALHPSDQPAGEVVETFAIDETTLTVGIQRVSA; the protein is encoded by the coding sequence ATGAAGCGCTTTAAACAGGTTGCTCAGTTTCATTATCCGGATATTGAACGTGAAATACTAAACTGGTGGAAAACCCACCAAATTTTTGCGCGCAGTATTGCGCAGCGCGAAGGTGCTCCGACGTTCTCCTTTTATGAGGGACCGCCTACGGCCAATGGTAAACCTGGAATTCATCACGTACTTGCTCGTACGATTAAGGACATCTTTTGTCGTTACAAAACGATGAAGGGCTTCCGCGTGGAGCGGAAAGCCGGATGGGATACGCATGGACTTCCCGTAGAAATCGAAGTTGAAAAGGAGCTGGGCCTGGAAAGCCGCGCGCAAGTTGAAGCCTACGGTGTTGAGCAATACAACGCTGCCTGCCGCCGCAGCGTGCTGCGCTACAAAGCGCTCTGGGACGAGCTGACTGAGCGCATTGGCTACTGGGTGGATCTGGAGCACCCCTATATTACGTTTGAGAACAAATATATCGAGACCGTCTGGTGGTTGATCAAGCAGATCTACGAAAAAGGGCTGCTCTATAAAGGCTACAAAATTCAATGGTATAGCCCTGGTACAGGCACGGTCCTTTCGTCACACGAAGTGAGCTTAGGGTATAAAGAAGTAGATGATCCGAGCGTCTTTGTGCGCTTCCCTGTTCAAGGGGCGGATCGGACCTACTTCTTGGCTTGGACAACGACGCCATGGACGCTCATTTCGAACGTGGCCTTGGCTGTCGGCCCTCACCTCACCTATGTGAAGGTTCGGAGAGAAGATCCAGACCAAGGGACCGAGTATCTGATCCTAGCCTATGATCGGCTTGAGGTGCTGCGGGATGAGAACGTGGAAGTGGTGGCTTCTTTTTCTGGAGCATCACTGGTGGGCCAGACTTACGAGCCGCTATTCCCCTATTTTAAAGCACGTTTTCCACAAGGCACGCTTTGGCGTGTAGTGGCTGCTGATTTTGTATCAACGGAAGAAGGGACAGGTGTGGTGCACCTTGCTCCGGCGTTTGGCGCTGAAGACTACGAAGTAGCCCAACGCGAAGGCCTGCCGCTCATCAACCCCATTACGCCAGAAGGTACGTTTACGCAAGAAGCACCCCTGGTAGCAGGCCTTTGGTTCAAAGATGCTGACCGGGTAATTGCAAGAGACTTACGCCAGCGCGGTTTGCTTTTTCGCCAGGAAACGTACCGGCACAACTACCCGCATGATTGGCGTAAAGGCACACCACTGATGAATTATCCGGTCGAAAGCTGGTTCATCCGCACTACAGCGGTCAAAGACCGCATGATTGCGCTCAATGAGACCATTCACTGGCATCCCCCGGCCATTGGAGAAGGGCGTTTTGGCGAGTGGCTGCGCGGCAATGTGGACTGGGCGCTAAGCCGACGGCGCTACTGGGGGACGCCGCTGCCTATCTGGCAAAGCGACCGCAATCCAGACTACATTGAGGTCATTGGCTCAATCGAAGAGTTGCGCCAAAAGTTGGGCGGGACGTTCCCTCCAGAAGCCTATAACCCTGAAACAGGGCAGCTCGACCTGCACCGGCCTTATGTTGACCGGCTCACGTGGCCTGCGCCAGATGGGGGCACCATGCGGCGCGTACCCGATTTGATTGATGTTTGGTTTGACTCGGGGGCTATGCCCTATGCCCAGTGGCATTATCCATTCGAAAATCAAGAGGCTTTCTGGCGGACGTTCCCTGCGGATTTCATTGCTGAAGGGGTGGATCAGACGCGGGGTTGGTTTTACACGCTGCATGCCATTGCTACCATGGTGATGGACAGTGTGGCCTTCAAACACGTTGTGGTCAATGGTTTGGTGCTTGACGAGAAAGGCGAAAAAATGTCCAAGTCGAAGGGGAATGTAGTGGATCCCTTCGACGTCGTCGAGCGCTACGGGGCCGATCCGGTGCGTTGGTACATGATCAGTAACGCTCCCCCTTGGGAAAACCTGCGTTTTTCGGAGCGTGAGCTGGAGGCCACATGCCGTCGCTTTTTCAACACGCTGGAAAACGTTTATGCTTTTTTTGCGACATACGCCAATGTTGATGGTTTTACGTATCCTAAAGTGCGGATGCCGGTGGCCGAGCGTGTTGAACTCGACCGATGGATTATCAGTCGGCTCAACAGCACCGTAGCCGAGGTTGAGGCAGCTTACGAAGCCTACCATCCCACACGAGCGGCACGGGCTATCGAGCGTTTTGTAGAGGAGCTGTCGAACTGGTACATTCGTCGTTCGCGGCGGCGTTTTTGGAGTGCACGCACGGGCGAGCAGGAAAACGAGCGTGATAAGCAAGCGGCCTATCAGACCCTCTATGAATGTTTGCTAACCACCGCTTGTCTGATGGCGCCGATCGCACCGTTTTTCAGTGATTGGCTCTATCGGGCGTTGCAAGAAGGTAGCGAGATGCCGGGCGCCGAATCGGTGCACTTGGCGGATTTCCCAAAGGTCGAGACGGCTGCTATCGATGCAGCGCTAGAGCAACGCATGGAGCTGGCCCGTACCATTGTGTCGATTGTGCTGGCGTTGCGCAATCAGGCCCGCATCAACGTGCGCCAGCCGCTTCCCCGCATTCTGGTAGTGACCAGTCCAGGTGTTTCCCGCGAAGTGGTCGAGTCAGTGCGCCCGCTGATCTTAGAAGAGGTGAACGTAAAAACAATTGAATACGTCGAGGGGACCAGCCACTTGGTACGCCGTGCAGCAAAGCCAAACTACGCTCGCTTAGGTAAACGGCTTGGTAAGCTGATGAAAAGCGTGGCTGCTCAGGTAGCCCAACTGACTGAAGAAGCTATCGAACACTACGTGCAAACAGGCCACCTGAGCATGCAGGTGGATGGTCAGACAATCGAACTTGGGCCAGAAGATCTGGAGATCCGCAGTGAAGGACTGGAAGGCTGGCTAGTAGGGCAGGAAAGTGGTGTGACCGTAGCCCTCGATACGTCGCGTGATGAGGCCTTAATCCTAGAAGGCCTAGCCCGAGAAGCGATTAATCGGATTCAAAATCTGCGTAAGAAGGCCGATTTTGAGGTAACCGATCGAATTCATGTGACCTATCGTGCTGATGGATTACTCGCCAAGGCACTTGCGCAGCATGCCGACTGGATCCGGAACGAGACACTGGCCGTGGCGTTGCACCCCTCCGACCAGCCGGCAGGTGAGGTAGTTGAGACGTTCGCCATCGACGAGACAACGTTGACCGTAGGCATCCAGCGCGTCTCGGCTTAA
- the lspA gene encoding signal peptidase II, translating into MRILWITLFVVLLDQLTKVLVVQTMYPGESIPVLGDWLKLTYTENPGMAFGINFGPQGTITVLAVIATVLIAWYLYRIRQGYGPYRASLAVILGGALGNIIDRMFYGLLYGYAGFFHGRVVDFIHVDLWRGYLPESIPWIGGAYVALFPIWNVADMAIVVGVVGLFLFQKAFHARWQQQASLTAPIEAPVSGPSVEDK; encoded by the coding sequence ATGCGCATCCTTTGGATTACGCTGTTTGTTGTGCTCCTTGACCAGCTTACCAAGGTGCTGGTCGTACAGACCATGTATCCAGGCGAGTCGATCCCGGTTCTGGGGGACTGGCTCAAGTTGACGTATACCGAAAATCCCGGGATGGCCTTTGGGATCAATTTTGGTCCTCAAGGAACGATCACGGTGCTGGCCGTGATCGCCACGGTGCTCATTGCCTGGTATCTGTACCGCATTCGCCAAGGATACGGCCCTTATCGGGCTAGCTTAGCGGTTATTCTAGGCGGTGCACTGGGCAACATCATTGATCGCATGTTTTATGGCCTGCTCTACGGCTATGCCGGATTTTTTCACGGCCGCGTTGTCGATTTTATCCACGTTGACCTTTGGCGTGGGTATTTACCTGAATCCATTCCCTGGATTGGCGGCGCCTATGTAGCCCTGTTTCCAATCTGGAACGTGGCCGACATGGCCATTGTCGTAGGTGTCGTAGGTCTGTTTCTTTTCCAAAAAGCCTTTCATGCGCGCTGGCAGCAGCAAGCGTCGCTTACTGCTCCGATCGAAGCACCCGTTTCGGGTCCTTCTGTGGAAGACAAATAA